In Terriglobia bacterium, the DNA window CCCCTGCTTTTCCCTGTAGTTTCACATCGACGTATTGCGTCAGCACGGTTGGATTGGGATTGATCTCCACCAGCAGGGCGCCTGAACGTTTGGCCCGCAGGGCCCAGTCGCCGATGTAGGAGAAGGTTGCTTCGGTGCCGATCACCAGCGCCACATCAATCCAGCTCTGGTGGAAATAGTCATCGATCTGGGCGCGGGGGGCGGTGGGGAGAGATTCACCGATCCAGACCACGCCTGGCCTCAGGAGCGCACCACAGGCGCACGTAGGCGGAAGTCCTGGCAGGGGCACCCGCCGGTCTTCATAAGTGTTGCCATCTGCGAGGCAGGTTACACGCCAAATGGAACCATGAATGTGGACCACGCGGTGACTGCCAGCCCGTTCATGAAGGTCGTCCACGTTCTGGGTGATGATGAACACGTCGCGGACCGGACCTTCAAGCCCCGCCAGCACGTGGTGTGCAGGGTTGGGTGAAGCGCTGGCGATGAGGCCGCGGCGATAGTCGTACCACTCCCACACCAGCCTGGGGTCTCTTCTGAAGGCTGAGAAAGTTGCAAGCTCGGCCGGATTCAGGGACCTCCACCATCCGCCCTCACCCCGAAACGTTGGAACGTTGCTTTCTGCTGACACCCCGGCGCCGGTGAGGACCAGTACATTTCTGGCATCCCGAAGTTTTTGGACAACCGTGGCCAGTTCGGGAGTAATCGCCCGGCTTTGAGCTGCGTTTGGCATGGAGGAATGATTATTGTAACTCAATTGCGCCAATCTGGAGCCGGTCGGCACGGCGAGAATTTGCGTGTGGCCCTGTGCTGTCCACCGGCTGAGAACGGCGCGCACGAACAGGCGCGGCTTCGCAAATCAATGGACCCGCGAACCGAGGACCTTTATTCAGTAACCAGTCCGGCAACATGATCGCCCCTGGACCGTTTGAATTCAGTCACAATACCCGCGGGCTATTGCTGCCTTTCACCCTTGAAAATTCAGGTTGACTGCGGCCGCGAACCAGAGTATAGTTGCCGAATCTATCACAAAAAAGGAGAAGCCCATGCCTGCCGTAATGGGAGGTAAGTTTCCCCAATTGGACCGCGCCCCGCGCGTCCACAAGACGCTGCCTATGACCGTGCGGGAGGTTTCTGCTGAAAGCGCCAGGAGATCATCCGGCGCTGTCCTCGATCTTTCCGACCACGGCCTCAGGGTGGTGACTGGAAAGGCCCTGCAGGAAGGCCAACTGGTCAGCGTGCTGATCAGCGAGACCGGAATGTGTTTCAAACGGTGCCGCGTGATCTGGGCTCGCCCCTTCCGGCAATCGCAACTGAGCGAGGCAGGCCTGGAAGTTTTGAGATAGGCGGGCCCGCTGCTTCATCGTTTTTACCCAGCAGGTTGATTTCACACTTCATCGCTCCGGCACTGGATGCGGCGCTGATGACTGCGCGTCTCATCGCCGGAGTGGCGCCCTCTCCTGCCTCGCCTGCGCGGATGCCGGGAGAGGCCGCATATTCAAGGGGCGTTGCTTCACGTCGCGGCCCAGTCGGCTCAGGCTGGCTCCGCCGATACGGTTGCCGCAGACTGCCGTGCCGCCGGTTTCGCGGGAGCCAGCGCCAAGAGCACCACGCCGATGACCACGAGCAGGGCCGAGCCGATAAGAAAGCCGTCGCGCTGACTGGGAATTTTCAGCCCCAGCAGCGACATCACGAGGGCATGCGCGAAGCTCGACCAGGCGGCAAAGGCAATAAGCGCACGATGGGCGGATGGATCGCGCGCCGCGAGCAGCAGGAAGACTCCGAGCGTGGCATACAGGCTCATCATCATGGTGTCGCCTGTGTCCGACTGGTCCGGATGCAATATGCCGCCAGCCACAGGAAGGACAGCCGCCAGAAAGAGCAGTCCCACTACAACCAGCACAACCTTGAGGGCGCGTTGTCGGTCCATTGTGCCTCCTGTTGAATCGGTTTGTTTAGAGCAAACGTCTCCCGCCACAAAACCCAGTCTGACATCGCGGGCCGAAGGGTCCGCTATACTGCGCGGCGCCTCAGTGTTTCAATTCGATCTGGAGCAACTCGAAAGGTTTCTTGCTTCGGCTCTCGGGCAAGTGCTCGGTGGCCTCGAAAAACATCGTCTGTCCGGCTTTGACGTCAAAGTCTTCGGATTTGCCGTCAGGATACGTGAAGCGTCCCTCGCAATCAGTGAGAAATACGGTCACGCTCTTGGGGTGTCCGTGCATCCTGGACTTCTCGCCGGGCGCGTACCGGATGCGGATCACGCGCACGTCGTCGTTCTCGAATTCCACTTTGTAGTGTTTGGAGTCCACTTTCACGGGATCATGCGCCATGGGTTTTCTCCTTTCGGAAGAGTGCCTGTGTGGTATTGTCCGCGAGAATATCACAGCACCCCGCAAGGCGCAACGTACCCTATCGAAACGTGATAGAACGTTGTCTGGAAAGGTCGGTTCTGGAAACCCCGCGAGG includes these proteins:
- a CDS encoding NAD-dependent protein deacylase, coding for MPNAAQSRAITPELATVVQKLRDARNVLVLTGAGVSAESNVPTFRGEGGWWRSLNPAELATFSAFRRDPRLVWEWYDYRRGLIASASPNPAHHVLAGLEGPVRDVFIITQNVDDLHERAGSHRVVHIHGSIWRVTCLADGNTYEDRRVPLPGLPPTCACGALLRPGVVWIGESLPTAPRAQIDDYFHQSWIDVALVIGTEATFSYIGDWALRAKRSGALLVEINPNPTVLTQYVDVKLQGKAGEVLEEIRKRLSLNGVC
- a CDS encoding PilZ domain-containing protein, translated to MPAVMGGKFPQLDRAPRVHKTLPMTVREVSAESARRSSGAVLDLSDHGLRVVTGKALQEGQLVSVLISETGMCFKRCRVIWARPFRQSQLSEAGLEVLR
- a CDS encoding DUF6632 domain-containing protein, producing the protein MDRQRALKVVLVVVGLLFLAAVLPVAGGILHPDQSDTGDTMMMSLYATLGVFLLLAARDPSAHRALIAFAAWSSFAHALVMSLLGLKIPSQRDGFLIGSALLVVIGVVLLALAPAKPAARQSAATVSAEPA
- a CDS encoding cupin domain-containing protein, with amino-acid sequence MAHDPVKVDSKHYKVEFENDDVRVIRIRYAPGEKSRMHGHPKSVTVFLTDCEGRFTYPDGKSEDFDVKAGQTMFFEATEHLPESRSKKPFELLQIELKH